In Coleofasciculus sp. FACHB-1120, one genomic interval encodes:
- a CDS encoding DUF3421 domain-containing protein, with translation MMLANVVRATFLSFLPVIGLLTLSSAILAQNRPSSEGALNWVGASNGEIPANAMVGGSEPGRRLYICRAEYNGGVHLGKVVAENCNFGWGGKEILSPFYEVLTAPQSLRIVWIAASNGRVPVGAIAGGIEADRDQFICRASHQQGVHPGKIIGSNCNISWGGQEILKPNYQVAVLRRNR, from the coding sequence ATGATGCTTGCAAACGTTGTTCGCGCTACCTTTTTATCTTTTCTACCAGTAATCGGGTTGCTAACATTGAGTTCGGCGATTCTGGCTCAGAATCGCCCCAGTTCCGAAGGAGCTTTGAATTGGGTAGGCGCATCGAATGGAGAAATCCCAGCCAATGCCATGGTCGGTGGGTCTGAACCGGGGCGTCGTTTGTATATCTGTCGCGCCGAATATAACGGTGGCGTGCATCTGGGAAAAGTTGTCGCCGAGAATTGCAATTTTGGTTGGGGAGGAAAGGAAATTCTCAGCCCTTTCTATGAAGTTTTAACCGCGCCGCAAAGCCTTCGGATTGTTTGGATAGCAGCATCGAACGGACGGGTGCCAGTAGGTGCGATCGCTGGTGGTATCGAAGCAGATCGAGATCAATTTATCTGTCGGGCATCTCACCAGCAGGGCGTCCATCCCGGAAAAATTATCGGTAGCAATTGCAATATTAGTTGGGGAGGACAGGAGATTCTCAAGCCCAACTATCAGGTAGCTGTGCTAAGGAGAAATCGTTAA